Sequence from the Rhodopirellula bahusiensis genome:
TGTGTATATCCCGCGACGCGACACATCGTCCTTGTTGAACGTGTTCGCAGGCGGGCGGGTGTTCCCTGGTGTCCATCACCATGCACGCTTTGATGTTCACGAAACGAAGAATGATCTACGGATTGCGATGGTTGGCGTTGACGGTTCCGCTAGCGTCCATGTCGAGGGACGAATTGCGGAGCAACTGCCCGGCGATTCGGTTTTTCAAACGCTCGAACAATGCTCGCAGTTCTTCGAGGCTGGGTCGCTTGGCTATTCGCCTGCCAGTTCAGGCGGCAATTTCGATGGGCTGCGACTCCGCACGAGCGACTGGCAGGTCCAGCCACTTGCGGTCACTCGAGTTCAATCTTCGTTCTTTGATGACGTTGATGTTTTTCCCCGAGGTTCCGTTGTGTTCGACAACGCGTTGGTGATGCGGGGCATTTGCCATGAATGGCACAGTCGTGAACCGATCTGCTGCGCCGGCGACAGCTTGCCTTGCGCATGACATCGTCTTCGTGAGCGATGCTCAGTAGCTGAAGCCGACGGTTTGCCACCAACGGGCTTTGTAGAATTTTGAACCGGCGATGGTGTGTCGTTGGTTGAAGCCGGATGTCTGCAAGGGGACGATGGAGTCGCTTTGCCAACTGGTGCCGACTTCCGTTCGTTGAGGGTCGCTGATCCAGATTGAGCCATCGGCATTTTGGCTAGCACTCTTAATCCACTTCAGGTCGGACAAAAGTTGGAAGGCCTCGGTTTCGAGGTCGAACAGATACAACGCGTCGTTGTTGCTGACCAGAAGCTTGGGTTCCGTTCGCAACGGGAACAAGTCGTGACCGGTCGGCGACGTCGGCAAGTCGAATTGCTGGTCCAGCGAGAGTTGCCGGTCGCGGTATCGAAACCGATAAAGCTGGTCGCCGAGAACCCACAGGCATTGGCGTTCTTTGTCCCAGGTCACACCGTGTGCGTACGGTAGTTCCGTGTCGACGAAGTCATCGGCGGAGCGATGCAGGCGGAGCATGCCGTGGTTGCTGTTGACGGTGACGATCGAGCCGTCTGGCAGGAGTTCGGCGGAATGGCA
This genomic interval carries:
- a CDS encoding DUF6528 family protein; this encodes MKVLAIVFLTLLASFGHAEEPATGKIHEVVSTQTSAILCADQAENRIRLVDPLAQNADEADLWSYPATKDQPGEYIPTDAKRVELNNEVCILATYHGRVRLVRFRDSKLIKDYPSYSSCHSAELLPDGSIVTVNSNHGMLRLHRSADDFVDTELPYAHGVTWDKERQCLWVLGDQLYRFRYRDRQLSLDQQFDLPTSPTGHDLFPLRTEPKLLVSNNDALYLFDLETEAFQLLSDLKWIKSASQNADGSIWISDPQRTEVGTSWQSDSIVPLQTSGFNQRHTIAGSKFYKARWWQTVGFSY
- a CDS encoding DUF2071 domain-containing protein codes for the protein MRIPAIRGIIDRRVLVNFRVDARVLARICPPPFRPQTVDGFGVAGICLIRLKSIRPKRLPAWVGIASENAAHRIAVEWDVEGVTRSGVYIPRRDTSSLLNVFAGGRVFPGVHHHARFDVHETKNDLRIAMVGVDGSASVHVEGRIAEQLPGDSVFQTLEQCSQFFEAGSLGYSPASSGGNFDGLRLRTSDWQVQPLAVTRVQSSFFDDVDVFPRGSVVFDNALVMRGICHEWHSREPICCAGDSLPCA